A single genomic interval of Microbacterium oleivorans harbors:
- a CDS encoding Fur family transcriptional regulator encodes MAQRNTWQRERVRTALSDARGFVSAQDLHASLRDDNTGIGLATVYRALATLAASGEADQLQSPEGEAIYRACSSTGHHHHLICRSCGLTVEIQASDVEEWAHRTAAANGFTEAEHVVDIFGLCAACSAAAREHERDGA; translated from the coding sequence ATGGCCCAGCGGAACACCTGGCAGCGCGAGCGCGTGCGCACGGCGCTCTCCGACGCGCGCGGATTCGTCTCGGCCCAGGACCTCCACGCGTCGCTGCGCGACGACAACACCGGCATCGGCCTGGCCACGGTCTACCGTGCCCTCGCCACCCTCGCCGCGTCGGGGGAGGCCGATCAGCTGCAGAGCCCCGAGGGCGAGGCGATCTATCGCGCCTGCTCGAGCACGGGCCACCACCATCACCTGATCTGCCGTTCGTGCGGGCTGACCGTCGAGATCCAGGCGTCCGACGTCGAGGAATGGGCTCACCGCACCGCCGCGGCCAACGGGTTCACCGAGGCGGAGCACGTCGTCGACATCTTCGGGCTGTGCGCCGCGTGCTCCGCGGCCGCGCGCGAGCATGAGCGTGACGGGGCCTAG
- a CDS encoding permease, with the protein MSVTGPRTARLAPSAATRTAVALGIGAAAVVALVGLAALTPGPSLPTRAQDGVTLGLSVLIESLPFVLLGVALSIIVQVWVPPGVIERWMPRRAWARRAVLSLLGMLIPVCECGNLPFARGLMIRGFSVPETMTFLIAAPIVNPIVIITTHQAFGFDDGILIARLVGGYLVANLIGWLYSRHPDPDGLLTERFLAACELAAEDPGGKGRRSLAQFVVELRAVMPALILGSAIAGAVQVLVPRDTLLAIGSNPALSILAMILLAMIVSICSNVDSFFALSFASTFTPGSIVAFLLVGPLVDVKMLALMRTTFRTRVLVALVVIVVLSAIALGGVVNLLA; encoded by the coding sequence ATGAGCGTGACGGGGCCTAGGACCGCACGGCTCGCGCCCTCCGCCGCGACACGCACCGCCGTCGCGCTGGGGATCGGCGCGGCCGCCGTCGTCGCCCTCGTCGGGCTGGCGGCGCTGACCCCGGGGCCCTCCCTGCCGACCCGGGCCCAAGACGGTGTGACGCTCGGGCTGAGCGTGCTCATCGAGTCGCTGCCGTTCGTGCTGCTGGGCGTGGCGCTCTCGATCATCGTGCAGGTGTGGGTGCCGCCGGGGGTCATCGAGCGGTGGATGCCGCGACGCGCGTGGGCGCGCCGGGCGGTGCTCTCGCTGCTCGGGATGCTTATCCCGGTGTGCGAGTGCGGCAACCTGCCCTTCGCTCGCGGGCTCATGATCCGCGGGTTCTCGGTGCCCGAGACGATGACGTTCCTCATCGCCGCGCCGATCGTGAATCCCATCGTGATCATCACGACCCATCAGGCCTTCGGCTTCGACGACGGCATCCTCATCGCCCGACTCGTCGGCGGCTACCTCGTGGCCAACCTCATCGGGTGGCTGTACTCGCGGCATCCCGATCCCGACGGCCTGCTCACCGAGCGCTTCCTCGCCGCGTGCGAGCTCGCCGCCGAGGACCCCGGCGGGAAGGGGCGGCGGAGCCTCGCGCAGTTCGTCGTGGAGCTGCGGGCCGTGATGCCCGCCCTCATCCTCGGCTCGGCGATCGCCGGGGCCGTGCAGGTGCTGGTGCCGCGCGACACGCTGCTGGCGATCGGCTCGAACCCGGCGCTGTCGATTCTCGCGATGATCCTGCTGGCGATGATCGTGTCGATCTGCTCGAACGTCGACTCGTTCTTCGCGCTGTCGTTCGCCTCGACCTTCACCCCGGGATCGATCGTGGCGTTCCTGCTGGTGGGTCCGCTCGTCGACGTGAAGATGCTGGCCCTCATGCGGACGACCTTCCGCACGCGCGTGCTGGTGGCGCTCGTGGTGATCGTGGTGCTCTCGGCGATCGCGCTCGGAGGGGTGGTGAACCTCCTTGCCTGA
- a CDS encoding TIGR03943 family putative permease subunit yields MPERSAVVTRLFGVGLAAALAAITVTLAVTGRIGLYINPESAWFAVGMSVLGLIGAVASFALPLGAEADHGHDHGDAPVGADAAAAAGAGAGAAAAAAAAAAPGFGAPASRRGAKFTPHSGAATPNPMPAPTHAPVAAHTPEHTHEHTPMHAHGHAPAHGPRPAAPRVRLAVGAVAASAGGVIATGLVAVALVTPPATLSAELAMSRDTGTPPLFQGADTVALATTGDTASFGVGEWASVFATATNPEAFEGDEISLTGFVTPSSAGGFGLTRLIITHCVIDAQPASVPVGEISDVPATGEWVTVTGVIRDRDGSLVVEATGVETVAEPEDPYEY; encoded by the coding sequence TTGCCTGAACGATCGGCCGTCGTCACCCGTCTCTTCGGCGTCGGGCTCGCCGCCGCGCTCGCCGCGATCACCGTGACCCTCGCGGTCACCGGCCGGATCGGGCTGTACATCAACCCGGAGTCGGCCTGGTTCGCGGTCGGGATGTCGGTGCTGGGGCTGATCGGCGCCGTCGCGAGCTTCGCGCTGCCCCTCGGCGCCGAGGCCGACCACGGCCACGACCACGGCGACGCCCCCGTCGGTGCCGATGCAGCTGCCGCTGCCGGTGCCGGTGCCGGTGCCGCTGCCGCTGCCGCTGCCGCTGCCGCGCCAGGGTTTGGGGCGCCGGCTTCACGGCGGGGCGCGAAGTTCACGCCCCACAGTGGCGCAGCCACCCCAAACCCGATGCCCGCACCCACGCACGCACCCGTAGCCGCGCACACGCCCGAGCACACGCACGAGCACACACCGATGCACGCGCACGGGCACGCACCCGCGCACGGGCCTCGGCCGGCGGCACCGCGCGTGCGGCTCGCCGTGGGGGCGGTCGCCGCGAGCGCGGGGGGCGTAATCGCGACCGGCCTCGTCGCCGTGGCGCTCGTGACCCCGCCGGCGACGCTGTCGGCCGAGCTGGCGATGTCGCGCGACACCGGAACGCCCCCGCTCTTCCAGGGCGCCGACACCGTCGCGCTCGCGACCACCGGCGACACGGCCTCGTTCGGGGTCGGCGAGTGGGCGAGCGTCTTCGCGACGGCGACGAACCCGGAGGCGTTCGAGGGCGACGAGATCAGCCTGACCGGGTTCGTCACCCCCTCGAGCGCGGGTGGTTTCGGCCTGACGCGGCTGATCATCACGCACTGCGTCATCGACGCGCAGCCGGCGAGTGTGCCGGTGGGCGAGATCTCGGACGTGCCCGCGACCGGCGAGTGGGTCACCGTCACCGGAGTCATCCGCGATCGCGACGGCTCTCTGGTCGTGGAGGCGACCGGCGTGGAGACCGTGGCGGAGCCCGAGGACCCGTATGAGTACTGA
- a CDS encoding DNA-3-methyladenine glycosylase produces the protein MTTVPSGWHAATRDELADLPVAVAPRLLGGLLAVEVGGVSVTVRLTEVEAYHGRDTGDRPDPGSHARMGPTARNATMWGEPGHLYVYLSHGIHSCVNVVCGPVGVAGGVLLRAAEIVSGADAAEVRRPAARTARELARGPGRLGEAVGLRHPVHDGLDAVTGAERAGAVARLLLRDEPERDVAIGPRVGVAGVAGTAAFPWRFWIAGDPTVSSFRWGRGAAEAAAGAEAAPAGPSAPC, from the coding sequence ATGACCACCGTGCCCTCGGGGTGGCACGCCGCGACCCGGGACGAGCTCGCCGATCTGCCGGTGGCGGTCGCGCCCCGGCTGCTCGGCGGGCTGCTGGCGGTCGAGGTCGGCGGGGTGTCGGTGACCGTCCGACTCACCGAGGTCGAGGCCTACCACGGGCGCGACACGGGCGATCGGCCCGATCCGGGCTCTCACGCGCGCATGGGGCCGACCGCGCGCAACGCGACGATGTGGGGGGAGCCCGGGCATCTGTACGTCTACCTCAGCCACGGCATCCATTCGTGCGTGAACGTCGTGTGCGGCCCGGTCGGCGTGGCCGGCGGTGTACTGCTGCGCGCGGCCGAGATCGTCTCCGGGGCGGATGCCGCCGAGGTGCGGCGCCCCGCGGCCCGCACGGCGCGGGAGCTCGCTCGAGGCCCGGGAAGGCTCGGCGAGGCCGTGGGCCTGCGGCACCCGGTGCACGACGGCCTCGACGCCGTGACGGGAGCCGAGCGCGCGGGTGCGGTGGCGCGGCTGCTGCTGCGGGATGAGCCGGAGCGCGACGTGGCGATCGGCCCGCGGGTCGGTGTGGCCGGAGTGGCGGGGACGGCGGCCTTCCCGTGGCGGTTCTGGATCGCCGGCGACCCGACCGTCTCGTCCTTCCGCTGGGGTCGCGGCGCCGCCGAAGCCGCTGCGGGTGCGGAGGCCGCGCCGGCTGGGCCGAGCGCTCCGTGCTAG
- the rpmB gene encoding 50S ribosomal protein L28: MAAVCQVTGAVPGFGHNISHSHRRTKRRFDPNVQKKTYYVPTLGRKITLNVSAKGIKVIDARGIESVVKDLLAKGVKL; encoded by the coding sequence ATGGCAGCAGTGTGCCAGGTGACCGGAGCTGTTCCCGGCTTCGGTCACAACATCTCGCACTCGCACCGCCGGACGAAGCGCCGCTTCGACCCGAACGTGCAGAAGAAGACCTACTACGTTCCCACGCTTGGTCGCAAGATCACGCTGAACGTCTCGGCTAAGGGCATCAAGGTCATCGACGCCCGCGGCATCGAGTCGGTCGTCAAGGACCTCCTCGCGAAGGGTGTGAAGCTCTAA
- the rpmG gene encoding 50S ribosomal protein L33, with protein MAKKAQDVRPIIKLRSTAGTGYTYVTRKNRRNNPDRIVLKKYDPVIRKHVEFREER; from the coding sequence ATGGCGAAGAAGGCTCAGGACGTCCGTCCGATCATCAAGCTCCGTTCGACCGCCGGTACGGGGTACACCTACGTGACGCGCAAGAACCGTCGCAACAACCCCGACCGCATCGTGCTGAAGAAGTACGACCCGGTGATCCGCAAGCACGTCGAATTCCGAGAGGAGCGCTGA
- the rpsN gene encoding 30S ribosomal protein S14: MAKKSKIARNNQREVVVARYAEKRAELKKTLVDPEATDEAREAARVGLQKLPRNASPVRVRKRDAIDGRPRGHLSKFGISRVRFRDMAHKGELPGVTKSSW; this comes from the coding sequence ATGGCCAAGAAGAGCAAGATCGCGCGCAACAACCAGCGCGAGGTCGTCGTCGCCCGGTACGCCGAGAAGCGTGCCGAGCTGAAGAAGACCCTCGTCGACCCCGAAGCGACCGACGAGGCCCGCGAGGCCGCCCGCGTCGGCCTGCAGAAGCTCCCCCGCAACGCTTCGCCGGTGCGCGTCCGCAAGCGCGACGCCATCGACGGTCGCCCCCGTGGCCACCTCTCGAAGTTCGGCATCTCGCGCGTTCGCTTCCGCGACATGGCGCACAAGGGCGAGCTGCCCGGTGTGACCAAGTCCAGCTGGTAA
- a CDS encoding alpha/beta hydrolase, with translation MPLDPFFAERLRTHRVYLLRQAWRSLRSGVTARLPRPGRDGRGGASSEVAAEPAAEPRRALSPRERHRRAALKWDRQELRTAGTPGPPIATTEYRVAVDGHPAVRVRVYRPSTATDDVASPACVVLGGGAFRIGGIDYPTADAACRRRAEASGVVLVAVDYALAPEHRYPTQIEQAYAVWDWMHEEATTLGIDPARVGISGASAGGNLAAVLTLMNRDRARHPVAVQILEVPVTDLTGRWIDLRATYALGIPAFVALRELASVARTYLGDRSRARESYASPMRADSHADLPPAVVLTAEYDPLRSDGAAYAAALRRAGVEASATRYLGVTHDTPLYVGVLPAARRWEAEVVAALRRI, from the coding sequence GTGCCGCTGGATCCGTTCTTCGCCGAGCGCCTGCGCACCCATCGCGTCTACCTGCTGCGTCAGGCGTGGCGGTCGCTCCGGTCGGGTGTGACGGCACGGCTGCCCCGGCCCGGTCGCGACGGGCGGGGCGGGGCCTCGTCCGAGGTCGCCGCCGAGCCCGCCGCCGAGCCGAGGCGCGCCCTCTCGCCGCGTGAGCGTCACCGCCGGGCCGCGCTGAAGTGGGACCGACAGGAGCTCCGCACCGCGGGCACCCCCGGCCCGCCGATCGCGACGACCGAGTACCGGGTCGCCGTCGACGGCCACCCCGCCGTCCGGGTGCGCGTGTACCGCCCGAGCACCGCGACCGACGATGTCGCATCACCGGCGTGCGTGGTGCTCGGCGGGGGCGCGTTCCGGATCGGCGGCATCGACTATCCCACCGCGGATGCCGCGTGCCGACGCCGCGCCGAGGCATCCGGTGTCGTCCTCGTGGCCGTCGACTACGCGCTGGCCCCCGAGCACCGCTACCCCACGCAGATCGAGCAGGCGTACGCGGTGTGGGACTGGATGCACGAGGAGGCGACGACCCTGGGCATCGACCCCGCACGCGTCGGCATCTCGGGGGCGTCGGCGGGGGGCAACCTCGCGGCCGTCCTCACCCTCATGAACCGGGATCGTGCGCGGCATCCCGTCGCGGTGCAGATCCTCGAGGTGCCGGTGACCGACCTGACCGGGCGCTGGATCGACCTCCGGGCGACCTACGCCCTCGGCATCCCGGCCTTCGTCGCGCTCCGAGAGCTGGCGTCGGTCGCCCGGACGTATCTCGGCGACCGCTCGCGGGCACGCGAGTCGTACGCGTCGCCGATGCGCGCCGACTCGCACGCCGACCTCCCACCGGCGGTCGTGCTGACCGCGGAGTACGACCCCCTGCGCAGCGACGGGGCCGCCTATGCCGCCGCGCTGCGCCGCGCGGGCGTCGAGGCGAGCGCGACCCGCTACCTCGGCGTCACGCACGACACCCCGCTCTACGTCGGGGTGCTGCCCGCCGCCCGCCGCTGGGAGGCCGAGGTCGTCGCCGCCCTCCGCCGCATCTGA
- a CDS encoding HU family DNA-binding protein, translating to MADKSITKTELVASIASATGQSQAAVSGVLDSLFTTVSEAVAKGNKVSIPGWIAFEQVDTAARTGRNPQTGEEIKIAAGKRVKVTAGSKLKAAVK from the coding sequence ATGGCTGACAAGTCCATCACCAAGACCGAGCTCGTCGCGAGCATCGCCAGCGCCACCGGTCAGAGCCAGGCCGCCGTCTCGGGCGTGCTCGACTCCCTCTTCACGACCGTCTCCGAGGCCGTCGCCAAGGGCAACAAGGTCTCGATCCCGGGCTGGATCGCCTTCGAGCAGGTCGACACCGCCGCCCGCACCGGCCGCAACCCGCAGACCGGCGAAGAGATCAAGATCGCCGCGGGCAAGCGCGTCAAGGTGACCGCCGGCTCGAAGCTGAAGGCCGCCGTCAAGTAA
- a CDS encoding cytochrome c oxidase assembly protein: protein MDSRAQRIAGPAILAVSAVVVALIGLAAGGGAAPLQLLDPGPIVRWGLPVIKLVVNLAAAGMVGSLVVALFALRSGERPFDAALDTASISAAIFTVASAATAFFTFLNLFGAAPSAGAEFGQQLGRFLVETETGRAWLLTTIAGAVLTVLTFAVRGWTTTLIVAVLAAASLVPMATQGHSGEEANHNTAVVALALHIVAAAVWLGGLLLLVVIRPVVERADMVAVVSRYSSIALAAFVVVAVSGSVRAAVGIVSPENLLSPYGALLLVKVVALIAMGLLGAMYRRRLIARLASAGAARIFWLLVTVEIAFMGIASGAAAALARTPPPVDTSLPEEQTPAQILTGAVLPPELTIDRWFTMWDIDLLWVFVAGFGLFFYLVGVWRLHRRGDRWPIYRTALWVFGLLLLLWVTCGPINAYQDYLFSLHMVGHMLLSMAIPLCLVAGAPVTLAARAIRKRDDGTRGGREWILWAVHTPFSRIVTHPAFASIMFIGSLWVFYYTDLFRWSLYDHVGHEWMVAHFLISGYLFVLSLIGIDPVPYRLPYPFRLLTLIAVMAMHAFFGIAIMMSTGLFAAEWFGSMGRTWGASPLEDQYIGGGVAWSVGEIPTLILAITVAIQWSRSDDRMQRRRDRQVDRAGDVELDEYNERLAEMARRDSARR, encoded by the coding sequence GTGGACTCCCGAGCGCAGCGCATCGCCGGTCCGGCGATCCTCGCCGTGTCGGCGGTCGTCGTCGCGCTCATCGGTCTCGCCGCGGGCGGCGGCGCCGCACCGCTGCAGCTGCTCGACCCCGGCCCCATCGTGAGGTGGGGGCTCCCGGTCATCAAGCTCGTCGTCAACCTGGCGGCGGCGGGAATGGTCGGCTCGCTCGTGGTGGCGCTGTTCGCGCTTCGCTCGGGCGAGCGTCCGTTCGATGCCGCCCTCGACACCGCGTCGATCTCGGCGGCGATCTTCACCGTCGCGAGCGCGGCGACCGCCTTCTTCACCTTCCTGAACCTGTTCGGCGCGGCCCCGAGCGCGGGCGCGGAGTTCGGCCAGCAGCTCGGGCGATTCCTGGTCGAGACCGAGACCGGGCGCGCCTGGCTGCTGACCACGATCGCCGGCGCGGTGCTCACGGTGCTGACCTTCGCGGTGCGGGGCTGGACGACCACCCTCATCGTGGCGGTGCTCGCCGCGGCATCCCTCGTCCCCATGGCCACGCAGGGCCACTCCGGCGAAGAGGCCAACCACAACACCGCGGTGGTGGCGCTCGCGCTGCACATCGTGGCAGCGGCGGTCTGGCTGGGCGGCCTGCTCCTGCTGGTCGTCATCAGGCCGGTCGTCGAGCGGGCCGACATGGTCGCCGTCGTGTCGCGGTACTCGAGCATCGCGCTGGCGGCCTTCGTCGTCGTGGCGGTCTCGGGCAGCGTCCGGGCGGCGGTCGGCATCGTCTCGCCCGAGAACCTCCTCTCGCCCTACGGTGCACTGCTGCTGGTGAAGGTCGTCGCGCTCATCGCGATGGGGCTGCTCGGCGCGATGTACCGCCGCCGCCTGATCGCCCGGCTCGCCTCGGCGGGTGCCGCACGCATCTTCTGGCTGCTCGTGACCGTCGAGATCGCCTTCATGGGCATCGCGAGCGGCGCGGCCGCCGCCCTCGCACGCACGCCCCCTCCCGTGGACACGTCCCTGCCCGAGGAGCAGACGCCCGCCCAGATCCTCACCGGCGCCGTCCTGCCGCCCGAGCTCACCATCGATCGCTGGTTCACGATGTGGGACATCGACCTGCTCTGGGTCTTCGTCGCGGGGTTCGGGCTGTTCTTCTACCTCGTGGGTGTGTGGCGGCTGCACCGTCGCGGCGACCGCTGGCCGATCTACCGCACGGCGCTGTGGGTGTTCGGCCTGCTGCTGCTCCTGTGGGTGACGTGCGGTCCGATCAACGCCTACCAGGACTACCTGTTCAGCCTGCACATGGTCGGTCACATGCTGCTGTCGATGGCGATCCCGCTGTGTCTCGTGGCGGGTGCGCCGGTGACCCTGGCGGCGCGCGCCATCCGCAAGCGCGACGACGGCACCCGAGGCGGACGCGAGTGGATCCTCTGGGCCGTCCACACGCCCTTCTCGCGGATCGTCACCCACCCGGCGTTCGCGTCGATCATGTTCATCGGGTCGCTCTGGGTGTTCTACTACACCGACCTGTTCCGGTGGTCGCTGTACGACCACGTCGGGCACGAGTGGATGGTCGCCCACTTCCTGATCTCCGGCTACCTGTTCGTCCTCTCGCTCATCGGCATCGACCCGGTGCCCTACCGGCTGCCCTACCCGTTCCGGCTGCTGACGCTCATCGCGGTGATGGCGATGCACGCGTTCTTCGGCATCGCCATCATGATGTCGACGGGACTGTTCGCGGCGGAGTGGTTCGGGTCGATGGGGCGCACCTGGGGCGCGTCGCCCCTCGAGGACCAGTACATCGGCGGCGGCGTCGCATGGTCGGTGGGGGAGATCCCCACCCTCATCCTCGCCATCACCGTGGCGATCCAGTGGAGCCGGTCGGATGATCGGATGCAGCGTCGGCGCGACCGCCAGGTCGACCGCGCCGGGGACGTCGAGCTCGACGAGTACAACGAACGCCTCGCCGAGATGGCGCGTCGAGACTCCGCCCGCCGCTGA
- a CDS encoding ATP-dependent DNA helicase — MTLPPLSAEQEALFRRIESTRDHVFVTGRAGTGKSTLLQHLAWNTDKQIAICAPTGVAALNVEGQTIHSLFRLPIGLVADSELEQSEPTRRILNAIDTLIIDEISMVNADVMDAIDRSLRQARRRRSEAFGGVQVVMFGDPYQLSPVPPRGDELRYIRDHYRSFWFFDAQVWAGPKADAGAIRSDGLLDLGRVGAPLHIAELGEIHRQSDAGFKEMLNAVRYGVVTADVAAALNAAGARTPPAPTGDEPPVITLATRNDAVSRINQRHLDALSGPVQTAKADVSGDFGRGDASYPADPELQLKVGAQVMFLRNDVGGFGGDGPRWVNGSIGTVTRIAGSSVRVELDGEEHDVEPTVWERFRYAYDPGSRKLTREIVAEFTQFPLRLAWAVTIHKSQGKTYDRAIVDLGSGAFAPGQTYVALSRLTSLEGLYLSRPLRPSDILVDHDVRRFMAAVRAAGM; from the coding sequence GTGACCCTGCCGCCTCTCTCCGCCGAGCAAGAGGCCCTGTTCCGGCGGATCGAGAGCACCCGCGACCACGTCTTCGTCACCGGTCGTGCCGGAACCGGCAAGTCGACGCTGCTGCAGCACCTCGCCTGGAACACCGACAAGCAGATCGCGATCTGCGCGCCGACCGGGGTGGCGGCCCTCAACGTCGAGGGGCAGACGATCCACTCGCTGTTCCGGCTGCCGATCGGTCTCGTCGCCGACAGCGAGCTCGAGCAGTCCGAGCCGACGCGCCGGATCCTCAACGCGATCGACACGCTCATCATCGACGAGATCTCGATGGTCAACGCCGACGTCATGGACGCCATCGACCGATCGCTGCGTCAGGCGCGCCGCCGCCGGTCCGAGGCCTTCGGCGGCGTGCAGGTCGTCATGTTCGGCGACCCCTACCAGCTGTCGCCGGTGCCGCCGCGGGGCGACGAGCTGCGGTACATCCGCGACCACTACCGCTCGTTCTGGTTCTTCGACGCCCAGGTGTGGGCCGGGCCGAAGGCGGATGCCGGCGCCATCCGCTCGGACGGGCTGCTCGACCTCGGCCGGGTCGGGGCGCCGTTGCACATCGCCGAGCTCGGCGAGATCCACCGGCAGTCCGACGCGGGCTTCAAAGAGATGTTGAACGCCGTGCGCTACGGGGTCGTCACCGCCGACGTCGCCGCCGCCCTCAATGCCGCCGGCGCGCGCACGCCGCCCGCCCCCACCGGCGATGAGCCCCCGGTCATCACCCTCGCCACGCGAAACGACGCGGTGAGCCGGATCAACCAGCGCCACCTCGACGCGCTGTCGGGCCCCGTGCAGACGGCGAAGGCGGATGTGAGCGGCGACTTCGGACGCGGGGACGCGTCGTATCCGGCCGACCCCGAGCTCCAGCTCAAGGTGGGGGCGCAGGTCATGTTCCTGCGCAACGATGTCGGCGGCTTCGGCGGCGACGGCCCGCGCTGGGTGAACGGGTCGATCGGAACCGTGACGCGGATCGCCGGATCGTCGGTGCGGGTGGAGCTCGACGGCGAGGAGCACGACGTCGAGCCGACCGTCTGGGAGAGGTTCCGCTACGCCTACGACCCGGGTTCCCGAAAGCTCACGCGCGAGATCGTGGCCGAGTTCACCCAGTTCCCGCTGCGGCTGGCGTGGGCAGTGACGATCCACAAGTCCCAGGGCAAGACCTACGACCGCGCGATCGTCGACCTGGGCAGCGGCGCGTTCGCCCCCGGCCAGACGTACGTCGCGCTCTCGCGCCTGACGTCTCTCGAGGGGCTGTACCTGTCGCGGCCGCTGCGTCCCAGCGACATCCTGGTCGACCATGACGTCCGCCGCTTCATGGCGGCCGTGCGTGCCGCCGGCATGTGA
- a CDS encoding biliverdin-producing heme oxygenase — MLEAIPFSTALRERSSSAHSGSEGAGFMTDLMRGEGTRDDYIALVAQHWFIYEALEDTASRMAADPVAATFISDKLTRLPALEADLEFLLGADWREQISPLPTTERYVARIREVGATWPGGFVAHHYTRYLGDLSGGLFIGKLMARRFGFETNGIGFYIFGDIADPAEFKDRYRAQLDAAPWDADEQQRVIDEVLAAYRFNTDLFTDLARAKAASAVA, encoded by the coding sequence ATGCTCGAAGCCATCCCGTTCTCGACCGCGTTGCGCGAACGCTCCAGCTCCGCCCATTCCGGCAGCGAGGGCGCCGGATTCATGACCGACCTCATGCGAGGTGAGGGCACCCGCGACGACTACATCGCCCTCGTCGCGCAGCACTGGTTCATCTACGAGGCGCTGGAGGACACGGCATCCCGGATGGCGGCCGACCCGGTCGCGGCGACGTTCATCAGCGACAAGCTCACGCGACTCCCGGCGCTCGAGGCGGACCTCGAGTTCCTCCTCGGCGCGGACTGGCGCGAGCAGATCAGCCCGCTGCCGACGACCGAGCGGTACGTCGCCCGCATCCGCGAGGTGGGCGCCACGTGGCCCGGCGGCTTCGTCGCACACCACTACACCCGATACCTCGGCGACCTCTCGGGCGGGCTGTTCATCGGCAAGCTCATGGCCCGCCGGTTCGGCTTCGAGACGAACGGCATCGGGTTCTACATCTTCGGCGACATCGCCGATCCCGCCGAGTTCAAGGACCGCTATCGCGCCCAGCTCGATGCCGCCCCCTGGGACGCCGACGAGCAGCAGCGGGTCATCGACGAGGTGCTCGCGGCCTACCGGTTCAACACCGACCTCTTCACCGACCTCGCCCGCGCCAAGGCGGCCTCCGCCGTCGCCTGA
- a CDS encoding DUF2470 domain-containing protein: MTHTFDEAAISGVLGHMNDDHRDDNLLIARAFGEPEAVSSTMTFFDGDGGDWQATLPGGDVRELRVAWPGGSITERREVRREIVALYDAACERLGLEPRPHD, translated from the coding sequence ATGACGCACACCTTCGACGAGGCCGCCATCTCCGGCGTGCTCGGCCACATGAACGACGACCACCGCGACGACAACCTGCTCATCGCGCGAGCCTTCGGCGAGCCCGAGGCGGTCTCGTCGACCATGACCTTCTTCGACGGCGACGGCGGCGACTGGCAGGCGACGCTGCCCGGCGGTGACGTCCGCGAGCTGCGCGTGGCGTGGCCGGGCGGCTCGATCACCGAGCGCCGCGAGGTGCGGCGCGAGATCGTGGCGCTCTACGACGCGGCGTGCGAGCGGCTGGGCCTGGAGCCGCGGCCCCACGATTGA